Proteins found in one Anabas testudineus chromosome 1, fAnaTes1.2, whole genome shotgun sequence genomic segment:
- the evpla gene encoding envoplakin a codes for MFKKKETKDSTLKGSGKTSKTQQPTNNLALLIAQMQKNADQVEKDILRAEELLAIDGENERKELPFQHQSEISDKLGRAEGLLKDLFLDVDKAKKLKHPQASEIESDVILLHERWLKDCTFYRDIYEQLDDVSLMPRIDWGPVFSQKQKQLNTEEYGPTRADLEKQIAAHNLLHKEIEAYSAQLTVSSAGSKEKYTELKKQYNNILDNSKWRRHYLNSLYEYMQSCNKEMAFLGEEQQKIKKRDWSDRMVDPPDVRRQYENFKNNSLLSHESEVNKLQDEGDRLVELKHPASATIQAQRDTVRNEWQKFLNLCICQETHLDNVEEFKKYQMDTDQLSETLTKLNNNLDPKIVSKKSNSEMLMQLEVEEKTVQNSEQLLADLRRRSTSIAPLKLRRSNPNRPITVESLCDWEGDKASLSRGEKFTLKSNSDNENWSVISPDGVTNTFPGVCFQIPPPDPEAIDKVDLLGGELADIKKRRAALAASMKNNKPDTIKSQQSAPVSSAPLDPKVTAVAQQLDKLDSDLASAEQSMLNRLRAPLSRTDPAGDLANRLKEQEQAAKALKALEQQKQTAQANMQPLLSKDPSGTSSGLPLKLSAANNKYDSITALADLYAKKANSSLQLERQIKKVDGLVSGFENNLSKDGPIPDVPNVIQARADEIQNQRKSVAAAQEDMKKLSQDLEATEQLCSSLQQGYQEYCPDIQRQKTEVKQLQTRYTNVVNQLQERENILQETANKNQEFQSTCKSLNSFLDNLPTNQINNNDDLSQIAAKQSSQERVMDDLKRKGNDIDRVSDLSLDLQNLLSEYDTNVNKYNSTRVNSGISVSKKPQMPTLSDAIQKEEKNLVNRYAKTAAENTQRQKQMGLAKNLALQNEEKVQVVAQQQVHLENQQKSSFELDSLLKELQEEKDRTVHAEANLRTFKDRMVSLKSRRGVERVEEKEVLQYYRDPKLESDLASLQKSLHEETLRRTSIHTEVEVFNKKIIILEDTLKNTLPKLVTKEVTEFERDPQLDVEAAKLRDELAKMRDEIRVRDGEHIQMRTEVTILQQKRPTIKERVVKKEVVRVEKDPEMLRAVRTLEVGISDEDNKIKLLNDNIFQTRSQINALERLIPNIQPKIITKEVKKIEQDPDLITESTKLRTSLEEEKIENNLIYKELTELHSRYREVHEWKPKIEVKELVNEIYRIDPNTEVEIVRLRKEIQDSNRQRTDVDRELTQVTSELNILRSQKPKVELKEVLQEVVKEERSPENEREIQRLNEQVNVLHNSYNSLEERVRLLRKERDEWKAEKSKIETKLVTREVIKYEPDPLLEKEADRLRKNVREEAQLRRSIEEMVFDLQNKYILLERQKPEEKVVVQEVLRLQKDPRQIVDHERLSRTLDDEVMARRQLELEMQQLRTKVEEKERILRESDENQRRIQAEAEVRELRLRITQLENAPPPVEESIVVEEVLKVERDPKLDRMTNDLRSDMDKETRDVLRLQREIRSITLRIEVLQREKSVEKTVYKEVVRVEKDQAVEAERDRLREQVTQHKYARQDLENELRRINDKINLMMSNKSNTSREETTLTLKRDALQRERDDLTRELKTLEVSRHDISLSFHQQSRLMSERTQMSRQKSIKMESDIQRLEREILDEKDKIHQRDSIIRELLLNVQKEEQAETRTKETNVSTKITILDPETGKDMSPYDAYLQGLIDRTQYIHLEELECDWEEITSLGPDGETSLLQDRKSGKQYSIKNALKEGRLTEYDLQQYKRGKIPISEFALLVAGENKKQPEFNSIIPKTSTTVQSANVSTAKGTYPIAGVIDTNTDTCYTIRNASMNKLIDTVTAQRLLEAQAATGGIIDISNKERYPLNKAAARGLIETTQQQRLVNAQKAFIGVEDPVTRECLSVGEAIQKGWMPKDTGIRYMEAQHVTGGLVDPKTGRRVNILDAIGSKMIDSTISRELQSESTYIKDILDPITKEKINYKQALDRCRKDPGTGLPMLPASSKDSGYTYNSTKYARF; via the exons ATGTTTAAGAAGAAGGAGACCAAGGACAGCACGCTCAAGGGCTCGGGCAAAACCAGCAA GACCCAGCAGCCCACCAACAACCTGGCTCTGCTGATTGCCCAGATGCAAAAGAATGCTGACCAGGTGGAGAAAGACATCCTTCGTGCAGAAGAACTGCTGGCCATA GATggtgaaaatgagagaaaggaGCTTCCCTTCCAGCATCAGAGTGAGATCTCAGACAAGCTGGGCCGGGCTGAGGGTCTGCTGAAGGACCTGTTCCTGGATGTGGATAAGGCCAAGAAGCTCAAACACCCACAAGCTTCAGAGATAGAGAGCGA TGTGATTCTTCTCCACGAGCGCTGGCTCAAAGACTGCACCTTCTACCGAGACATCTACGAGCAGCTTGATGACGTGTCGCTAATGCCCCGAATCGACTGGGGGCCTGTTTTCAGCCAGAAACAG AAACAACTGAACACGGAGGAGTACGGCCCCACCAGGGCCGATCTGGAGAAGCAGATCGCTGCTCACAACCTCCTGCACAAGGAAATTGAGGCCTACAGTGCACAGCTCACCGTTAGCTCTGCTGGCAGCAAG gagAAATATACAGAACTGAAGAAACAGTACAACAACATATTG GACAACTCCAAGTGGCGCCGGCATTACCTGAACAGTCTGTACGAATATATGCAGAGCTGCAACAAGGAAATGGCTTTCCTGGGAGAGGAACAGCAAAAGATCAAGAAGCGGGACTGGAGTGACCGCATGGTGGACCCGCCTGATGTCCGCAGACAGTATGAG AACTTCAAGAACAACAGTCTGCTGTCCCACGAGAGCGAGGTGAACAAACTCCAGGATGAAGGCGACAGACTTGTTGAACTGAAGCATCCTGCCAGTGCCACAATACAG GCTCAGAGAGATACTGTACGCAACGAGTGGCAGAAATTCCTCAATCTCTGCATCTGTCAAGAGACACATCTGGACAATGTAGAGGAGTTCAAAAAG TACCAAATGGACACGGATCAACTCTCAGAGACACTGACCAAACTCAACAACAACCTGGACCCAAAGATCGTCAGCAAGAAGAGCAACTCAGAGATGCTGATGCAGCTCGAG GTGGAGGAGAAGACTGTACAGAACAGTGAACAGCTATTGGCCGACCTGAGGAGGCGCAGCACCTCCATCGCTCCTCTGAAGCTACGGCGCAGCAACCCCAACAGACCCATCACGGTGGAGTCCCTGTGTGACTGGGAGGGAGACAAG GCGTCTTTGTCAAGAGGGGAGAAGTTCACCCTGAAATCAAACTCAGACAACGAGAACTGGAGCGTTATCTCTCCTGATGGCGTAACAAATACCTTCCCTGGAGTTTGCTTCCAGATCCCACCACCAGACCCAGAGGCCATTGACAAAGTGGATCT TTTGGGTGGTGAACTGGCAGACATCAAGAAGAGAAGAGCTGCTCTGGCAGCTTCTATGAAGAATAACAAACCAGACACTATTAAGTCTCAACAATCAG CCCCGGTGTCTTCCGCCCCTCTGGACCCAAAAGTAACAGCTGTAGCGCAGCAGCTGGACAAGCTGGACAGTGACCTGGCCAGTGCTGAGCAGAGCATGCTGAACCGCCTGCGAGCCCCACTGAGCCGCACTGACCCAGCCGGGGATCTGGCCAACAGGCTGAAGGAACAGGAG CAAGCGGCTAAGGCACTTAAGGCTCtggagcagcagaagcagacaGCTCAGGCCAATATGCAGCCCTTGCTTTCTAAAGATCCCAGTGGTACCTCCTCTGGTCTGCCACTCAAACTGAGTGCTGCCAACAATAAATACGACAGCATCACTGCCCTCGCAGACCTCTACGCCAAGAA AGCAAACTCATCTCTCCAACTGGAGCGCCAGATTAAGAAGGTGGATGGCCTTGTTTCGGGGTTTGAGAACAACCTGAGCAAAGATGGTCCAATCCCTGATGTGCCAAATGTAATTCAAGCACGTGCTGACGAAATTCAG AACCAGCGTAAGTCTGTGGCAGCGGCTCAGGAAGACATGAAGAAGCTGAGTCAGGATCTGGAGGCCACAGAGCAGctgtgcagctctctgcagCAGGGATACCAGGAGTACTGCCCTGACATCCAGCGCCAGAAAACAGAGGTCAAGCAGCTGCAGACCCGCTACACAAATGTAGTAAACCAGCTACAGGAGAG AGAAAACATCTTACAAGAAACTGCAAACAAGAATCAGGAGTTCCAGAGCACATGCAAGTCCCTGAACTCCTTCCTGGACAACCTGCCAACAAAccaaataaacaacaatgaTGATCTGTCACAGATCGCTGCTAAGCAGAGCTCCCAAGAG AGGGTGATGGATGACCTGAAGAGAAAGGGAAATGACATAGACAGAGTGTCAGATCTGTCTCTAGACCTGCAGAATCTACTCAGT GAGTACGACACCAATGTTAATAAATACAACAGTACACGCGTGAATTCAGGCATCAGCGTGTCAAAGAAACCTCAAATGCCAACACTTTCTGATGCTATTCAGAAGGAG gaaaagAATCTTGTAAACCGCTATgctaaaacagcagctgaaaacacCCAGCGCCAAAAACAGATGGGACTGGCCAAAAATTTAGCTTTACAA aatgAAGAGAAAGTTCAAGTGGTGGCACAGCAGCAAGTGCATCTTGAAAACCAGCAAAAGAGTTCTTTTGAGCTAGACAGTCTCTTAAAAGAGTTGCAGGAAGAGAAGGATAGGACAGTTCATGCTGAGGCTAACCTGAGAACCTTTAAAGACAGGATGGTGTCACTCAAGAGTCGCAGAGGAGTAGAGCGTGTAGAGGAGAAAgaagtactgcagtactacCGTGACCCAAAACTGGAAAGTGACTTAGCTAGTCTGCAGAAGAGCCTGCATGAAGAGACCCTGAGACGTACCAGCATTCATACCGAGGTTGAGGTGTTTAACAAGAAAATCATCATCCTGGAGGACACACTCAAAAACACTCTGCCAAAACTGGTGACCAAAGAGGTGACAGAGTTCGAGAGAGATCCTCAGCTGGATGTAGAGGCAGCTAAACTGAGAGATGAACTAGCAAAGATGAGAGATGAAATTCGAGTGAGAGATGGGGAGCATATTCAGATGAGGACAGAGGTCACCATTCTTCAGCAGAAGAGACCAACCATCAAAGAGAGGGTGGTCAAGAAGGAGGTGGTGAGAGTGGAAAAAGACCCAGAGATGTTGAGAGCAGTGCGAACGTTGGAGGTAGGAATTTCCGATGAGGACAACAAGATTAAGCTCCTAAATGATAACATCTTCCAGACAAGAAGTCAGATTAATGCACTGGAGAGACTGATTCCTAACATCCAGCCAAAGATCATCACTAAAGAAGTTAAAAAGATTGAACAAGACCCAGACCTCATTACTGAATCTACAAAGCTCCGAACAAgcctggaggaagagaagatTGAAAACAACTTGATATACAAAGAGTTGACAGAGCTCCACAGCCGCTACAGAGAAGTTCACGAATGGAAACCAAAAATTGAAGTGAAGGAACTTGTTAATGAGATCTACCGGATAGACCCCAACACAGAAGTAGAGATAGTTCGGCTCAGAAAAGAAATACAGGACTCCAACAGGCAGCGCACTGATGTGGACAGAGAGTTAACCCAGGTCACATCAGAGCTGAATATCCTTCGTTCCCAAAAGCCCAAGGTGGAGCTGAAAGAAGTTCTTCAAGAGGTGGTTAAGGAGGAGAGAAGCCCcgagaacgagagagagatTCAGAGGTTAAATGAGCAGGTGAATGTCTTACACAACTCTTACAACTCACTTGAGGAACGTGTGAGATTACtcaggaaagaaagagatgaatgGAAGGCTGAAAAGTCCAAGATAGAGACCAAACTTGTCACCCGAGAAGTCATCAAGTACGAACCTGATCCACTGTTGGAGAAAGAAGCTGACCGCTTGAGAAAAAATGTTCGGGAGGAAGCACAGCTGCGTCGCTCCATTGAAGAAATGGTGTTTGacctgcaaaacaaatacatccTTTTGGAGAGACAGAAGCCAGAGGAGAAAGTTGTTGTGCAGGAGGTTTTACGTTTACAGAAGGACCCAAGGCAGATAGTTGATCATGAGCGACTGAGCAGGACCCTGGATGATGAAGTAATGGCTAGGCGTCAGCTAGAGCTAGAGATGCAGCAGCTGAGAACAAAggtggaagaaaaagagaggatcCTCAGAGAGAGTGATGAGAACCAAAGAAGAATTCAAGCCGAAGCTGAAGTCAGAGAGCTCCGACTCCGCATCACACAGCTGGAAAAtgctccacctcctgttgaGGAAAGTATTGTTGTTGAAGAGGTACTGAAGGTTGAGAGAGACCCAAAACTGGACAGGATGACTAATGATCTTCGGTCAGACATGGACAAGGAAACAAGAGATGTCCTGCGTCTCCAGAGAGAGATCCGTAGCATCACTCTAAGGATTGAGGTGCTGCAGAGGGAGAAGTCTGTTGAGAAGACAGTGTACAAAGAGGTCGTTCGTGTTGAAAAAGATCAGGCTGTCGAAGCCGAGAGAGATCGCCTAAGGGAACAGGTGACTCAGCATAAATATGCCAGACAGGACCTGGAGAATGAACTCAGACGTATCAATGATAAAATAAACCTTATGATGAGCAACAAGTCCAACACTTCAAGAGAGGAGACTACCCTGACTTTGAAGAGAGATGCCCTACAGAGGGAAAGGGACGACCTCACTCGGGAGCTTAAGACACTTGAGGTCTCAAGACACGACATCAGTCTTTCCTTTCATCAACAGAGCAGACTAATGAGTGAGAGGACGCAGATGAGCAGGcaaaaaagcattaaaatggAATCTGACATCCAGCGTCTGGAGAGAGAAATCCTGGATGAAAAAGATAAGATCCATCAGCGAGACAGCATCATCCGAGAGCTCCTGTTGAATGTGCAGAAAGAGGAGCAAGCAGAGACAAGGACGAAAGAGACCAATGTCTCCACCAAAATCACCATTTTGGATCCAGAGACAGGAAAAGACATGTCTCCTTATGATGCTTACCTGCAGGGCCTAATTGATCGTACACAGTACATTCATTTGGAGGAGCTGGAGTGTGACTGGGAGGAGATTACATCCCTGGGACCTGATGGAGAGACATCTTTACTACAGGATCGCAAAAGTGGCAAGCAGTACTCCATCAAAAATGCCCTGAAGGAAGGCAGACTGACTGAGTATGATCTACAACAGTATAAACGAGGCAAGATTCCCATCTCAGAATTTGCCTTGCTGGTCGCGGGTGAAAATAAGAAGCAGCCCGAGTTCAACTCAATCATCCCAAAGACCAGCACAACAGTACAATCAGCAAATGTCTCCACTGCTAAAGGAACCTACCCAATTGCTGGAGTAATCGATACAAACACTGACACCTGCTATACAATACGTAATGCATCGATGAATAAACTGATTGACACCGTCACTGCTCAAAGGCTTCTGGAGGCTCAGGCAGCAACAGGTGGCATCATAGATATCAGCAACAAAGAGAGATACCCACTTAACAAGGCAGCAGCCAGAGGCCTCATTGAGACCACTCAACAGCAGAGGCTGGTCAATGCTCAAAAGGCTTTTATTGGTGTTGAGGACCCCGTGACCAGAGAGTGTTTGTCGGTGGGAGAGGCTATTCAGAAAGGCTGGATGCCAAAGGACACTGGCATTCGCTACATGGAGGCACAGCATGTGACAGGAGGACTGGTGGATCCCAAAACCGGCCGCAGGGTAAACATCTTGGATGCTATTGGATCCAAAATGATTGACAGCACCATATCGAGGGAGCTGCAGTCAGAGTCAACCTACATCAAGGATATTCTAGACCCAATCACAAAGGAGAAAATTAACTACAAACAAGCTCTAGACCGCTGTAGGAAAGACCCGGGAACAGGTTTACCAATGCTGCCTGCCTCCTCCAAAGATTCAGGTTACACATACAACTCAACCAAATATGCAAGATTCTAG
- the ten1 gene encoding CST complex subunit TEN1, producing MLPAAAVFHFPWEINSGVVQDGASVRTFGRLVSYQPEESRATLSAQHASKEHNVIIRTMFVEPFNPIIGAQYIVLGETENAEEVGVMVLARVLNCVDGVNIALLQKAINEQRSFFKERECKQGDVAWPESAT from the exons ATGCTCCCTGCAGCTGCGGTTTTTCATTTCCCCTGGGAAATAAACTCTGGAGTCGTGCAGGATGGAGCATCAGTGAGAACGTTTGGCAG actTGTCTCCTATCAGCCAGAGGAGTCCAGGGCTACACTGTCTGCTCAGCATGCTTCAAAAGAGCACAATGTGATCATCCGCACAATGTTTGTGGAACCCTTTAACCCAATAATCGGAGCCCAGTACATTGTTCTGGGGGAGACAGAAAATGCTGAGG AGGTTGGTGTGATGGTTCTGGCTCGTGTGCTGAACTGTGTAGATGGTGTTAACATTGCTCTTCTACAGAAAGCCATCAATGAGCAAAGGAGTTTCTTCAAGGAGAGGGAATGCAAACAGGGCGATGTTGCATGGCCTGAAAGTGCAACCTGA